Proteins encoded in a region of the Microbacterium neungamense genome:
- the ald gene encoding alanine dehydrogenase, translating into MRIGVPREIKNNEFRVALTPAGVHDLVAAGHEVLVERGAGAGSSMSDQEYADAGATLVPDADEVWGRAELLLKVKEPIASEYRHFRDDLVLFTYLHLAADRALTERLLADGVTAIAYETVQLPGGSLPLLAPMSEVAGRLAPLVGAHTLMRSQGGLGLLMSGVPGTRPAQVTVIGGGVAGANAATIAAGMGADVTVFDTNIPRLRYLDELFAGRVKTAASNPMDLRRAVVGSDLVIGSVLIPGARAPKLVTGDMVADMREGSVLVDIAVDQGGCFEGTRPTTHDDPTFMVHGSVFYCVANMPGAVPNTSTSALTNATMPYVRQIARLGWEQALRNDPALAAGLNTAGGRVVNAGVAAAHGLEETPLASVL; encoded by the coding sequence ATGAGAATCGGCGTCCCCCGCGAGATCAAGAACAACGAGTTCCGGGTGGCCCTGACCCCCGCCGGCGTGCACGACCTCGTGGCGGCGGGCCACGAGGTGCTCGTGGAACGGGGCGCCGGGGCGGGCTCCTCGATGAGCGACCAGGAGTACGCGGATGCCGGCGCCACGCTCGTGCCGGATGCCGACGAGGTGTGGGGTCGCGCCGAGCTGCTGCTGAAGGTGAAGGAGCCGATCGCGTCGGAGTACCGTCACTTCCGCGACGACCTGGTGCTGTTCACCTACCTCCACCTCGCCGCGGATCGGGCCCTCACCGAGCGCCTGCTCGCCGACGGCGTCACCGCGATCGCGTACGAGACGGTGCAGCTGCCCGGCGGCTCCCTGCCCCTGCTGGCGCCGATGAGCGAGGTGGCCGGCCGCCTGGCGCCGCTGGTCGGCGCGCACACCCTGATGCGCTCGCAGGGCGGTCTGGGGCTGCTGATGTCGGGGGTGCCGGGCACCCGGCCGGCGCAGGTCACGGTGATCGGCGGCGGGGTCGCCGGCGCGAACGCGGCGACGATCGCCGCCGGCATGGGCGCCGACGTCACCGTCTTCGACACGAACATCCCCCGCCTGCGGTACCTCGACGAGCTGTTCGCCGGCCGGGTGAAGACGGCAGCCTCGAACCCGATGGATCTGCGCCGTGCCGTCGTCGGCTCGGACCTGGTGATCGGCTCGGTGCTGATCCCCGGCGCCCGGGCGCCGAAGCTGGTCACCGGCGACATGGTCGCCGACATGCGCGAGGGCAGCGTGCTCGTCGACATCGCCGTCGACCAGGGCGGATGCTTCGAAGGCACGCGCCCCACCACGCACGACGACCCGACGTTCATGGTGCACGGCTCGGTGTTCTACTGCGTCGCGAACATGCCCGGCGCGGTGCCGAACACGTCGACCTCCGCGCTGACGAACGCGACCATGCCGTACGTGCGGCAGATCGCGCGGCTCGGGTGGGAGCAGGCCCTGCGCAACGACCCGGCCCTCGCGGCGGGACTGAACACCGCGGGCGGGCGCGTCGTGAACGCCGGCGTGGCCGCGGCGCACGGGCTGGAGGAGACGCCGCTGGCATCCGTGCTCTGA
- a CDS encoding OsmC family protein translates to MATPLGEHRYALTATWTGNRGTGTSGYRDYSRDVTLRIPGKPDLLASSDKPFRGDPSRWNPEDLLLAALSECHLLSYLHACVTAGVVVTAYRDEAAGVMREDGRGGGAFTEVVLRPRVVVAEPSMIPAAEEAHHRAHEWCFIANSVNFPVRHEAVVTADGP, encoded by the coding sequence ATGGCCACTCCGCTCGGGGAACACCGCTACGCCCTCACCGCCACCTGGACCGGGAACCGGGGAACCGGCACCAGCGGCTACCGCGACTACTCCCGCGACGTCACGCTGCGCATCCCGGGCAAGCCGGACCTGCTCGCCTCGTCCGACAAGCCGTTCCGCGGCGACCCGTCGCGGTGGAACCCGGAGGACCTGCTGCTGGCCGCGCTGTCCGAGTGCCACCTGCTGTCCTACCTGCACGCCTGTGTCACCGCCGGCGTCGTGGTCACCGCGTACCGGGACGAGGCGGCCGGGGTGATGCGGGAGGACGGCCGCGGCGGCGGAGCGTTCACCGAGGTGGTGCTGCGACCGCGGGTCGTCGTCGCCGAGCCGTCGATGATCCCGGCGGCGGAGGAGGCGCACCACCGGGCGCACGAGTGGTGCTTCATCGCGAACTCGGTGAACTTCCCGGTGCGCCACGAAGCGGTGGTCACCGCCGACGGACCCTGA
- a CDS encoding FKBP-type peptidyl-prolyl cis-trans isomerase, with the protein MRLRPVALLSTIALAGVLLTACAGEGDAEATPTPSAESSCVLDKKSGPGSDAVQVEGSGLEAKVTVPAGTEFADAERTVVSKGDGEDVLPGDLISVRYQLVDAVTNQVLGTSERGPDGVLPVLLNPNQQQQLYDFTQSSIFLVAAECEPIGSEIVLTLPSSMLGEGQNPVALYVQTLEKLPTVAKGAEQEPQDGMATVKLDDKGEPTIGIPEGDAPTETTLAVLKKGDGAVVGAGDLVTVQYRGVKWSDGEEFDSTWTNAAFPAQFPASGVVTGFRKGLEGQTVGSQVLVEIPPAEGYGAAAEHELKEETLVFVIDILGTTPLEQ; encoded by the coding sequence GTGCGCCTGCGTCCCGTCGCCCTCCTGTCCACCATCGCCCTCGCCGGCGTGCTGCTGACCGCGTGCGCGGGTGAGGGGGACGCCGAGGCGACGCCGACGCCGTCCGCGGAGTCCTCGTGCGTGCTCGACAAGAAGTCCGGTCCCGGGTCGGATGCGGTGCAGGTGGAGGGCTCCGGCCTGGAGGCGAAGGTCACGGTGCCCGCCGGCACCGAATTCGCGGATGCGGAGCGCACGGTCGTCTCGAAGGGGGACGGCGAGGACGTGCTCCCGGGCGATCTCATCTCGGTGCGCTACCAGCTGGTCGACGCGGTCACCAATCAGGTGCTCGGCACCTCCGAGCGCGGGCCCGACGGCGTGCTGCCGGTGCTGCTGAACCCGAACCAGCAGCAGCAGCTGTACGACTTCACGCAGTCCTCGATCTTCCTCGTGGCGGCCGAGTGCGAGCCGATCGGCTCCGAGATCGTGCTGACGCTGCCGAGCTCCATGCTCGGCGAGGGCCAGAACCCGGTCGCGCTGTACGTGCAGACCCTGGAGAAGCTCCCCACGGTCGCGAAGGGCGCCGAGCAGGAGCCGCAGGACGGCATGGCGACTGTGAAGCTGGACGACAAGGGCGAGCCGACCATCGGCATCCCCGAGGGCGACGCACCCACCGAGACCACCCTCGCCGTGCTGAAGAAGGGCGACGGCGCGGTGGTCGGCGCGGGCGACCTCGTCACCGTGCAGTACCGCGGCGTGAAGTGGAGCGACGGCGAGGAGTTCGACTCCACCTGGACCAATGCGGCCTTCCCCGCCCAGTTCCCGGCGAGCGGTGTCGTCACCGGCTTCCGGAAGGGCCTCGAGGGGCAGACCGTCGGTTCGCAGGTGCTCGTCGAGATCCCGCCCGCCGAGGGGTACGGCGCGGCCGCCGAGCACGAGCTCAAGGAGGAGACGCTCGTCTTCGTGATCGACATCCTGGGCACCACGCCGCTGGAGCAGTGA
- a CDS encoding asparaginase gives MATVCHGVGDRLEGVLETLTVADAVELAVVERSGFVESRHAGAAVVLSPDGDLIARHGDVDALILPRSSLKPLQAIACVTAGAALDGEQLALGTASHSGTDRHVEVVREVLAAGGLTEDDLGCPPDWPSDARTRWELIRDHAEKSRLRMNCSGKHALMLRACVATGWPTDGYLDPAHPLQVHIREVVERLTGEKVAHTAVDGCGAPVHAVTLTGLARGIHRIGTASERSPFALHRVAGTLVRVVRENPWTIAGPGEPDTLAIESLGVFAKVGAEGVMVMVAPNGATVALKMLDGNGRAATIVAATLLARAGALAEADVAALAAQLPLTVRGGGKDVGIIRPGAGI, from the coding sequence ATGGCCACAGTCTGTCACGGCGTCGGCGATAGGCTGGAGGGCGTGCTGGAGACTCTCACCGTCGCGGATGCCGTCGAACTCGCCGTCGTGGAACGCAGCGGCTTCGTAGAATCACGTCATGCCGGTGCGGCCGTCGTGCTCTCCCCGGACGGGGACCTGATCGCCCGGCACGGCGACGTCGACGCGCTGATCCTCCCCCGCTCCAGCCTCAAACCGCTGCAGGCGATCGCGTGCGTCACCGCCGGCGCCGCCCTCGACGGCGAGCAGCTGGCGCTGGGCACGGCCAGCCATTCCGGCACCGACCGGCACGTCGAAGTGGTGCGAGAGGTGCTCGCCGCGGGCGGCCTCACCGAAGACGACCTGGGATGCCCTCCGGACTGGCCCTCCGACGCGCGCACCCGCTGGGAGCTGATCCGCGACCACGCGGAGAAGTCTCGCCTCCGGATGAACTGCTCGGGCAAGCACGCCCTCATGCTGCGCGCCTGCGTCGCCACCGGCTGGCCCACCGACGGCTACCTCGACCCGGCGCACCCGCTCCAGGTGCACATCCGCGAGGTCGTCGAGCGGCTCACCGGTGAGAAGGTCGCGCACACCGCGGTGGACGGATGCGGCGCACCCGTGCACGCGGTCACCCTGACCGGCCTCGCCCGCGGCATCCACCGCATCGGCACGGCCTCCGAGCGCTCCCCGTTCGCACTGCACCGGGTCGCGGGCACGCTGGTCCGCGTGGTGCGGGAGAACCCGTGGACCATCGCCGGCCCGGGCGAGCCGGACACCCTCGCGATCGAGTCGCTGGGCGTGTTCGCGAAGGTCGGGGCCGAGGGCGTCATGGTGATGGTGGCGCCGAACGGGGCGACCGTCGCGCTGAAGATGCTCGACGGCAACGGCCGCGCCGCGACGATCGTCGCCGCCACGCTCCTGGCCCGCGCCGGCGCTCTCGCCGAGGCCGACGTCGCCGCGCTGGCCGCACAGCTGCCGCTGACCGTCCGCGGCGGCGGCAAGGACGTCGGGATCATCCGTCCCGGCGCCGGCATCTGA
- a CDS encoding lysophospholipid acyltransferase family protein gives MTSDQVDAAASDAPTPRRAGLAYFFGRLVAAPLARAVYRPHVEGRENVPRTGPVIFASNHLSFIDSIAIPVAAPRPVHFLAKSSYFDGPGLRGALSRLFFTSVGAIPVRRGAGQAALDALDQQRRLLEDGLAVALYPEGTRSTDGRLYKGRTGVAFLALQTGAPVVPVGLIGTDRVMPVGASMPSLNERVTVRFGRPLDLSVHGAASSGRARRQATDEIMAAIHALSGQELAGVYNEPPAQTPIEKIKQVLPHERR, from the coding sequence ATGACCTCTGATCAGGTGGATGCCGCCGCATCGGATGCCCCGACGCCCCGCCGCGCAGGTCTGGCCTACTTCTTCGGCCGCCTCGTCGCCGCCCCGCTGGCCCGCGCCGTGTACCGGCCGCACGTGGAAGGCCGCGAGAACGTCCCACGCACCGGGCCGGTCATCTTCGCGAGCAACCACCTGTCCTTCATCGACTCCATCGCGATCCCCGTCGCCGCTCCCCGCCCGGTGCACTTCCTGGCCAAGTCGAGCTACTTCGACGGCCCCGGGCTGCGCGGCGCCCTGTCGCGGCTGTTCTTCACCTCGGTCGGGGCGATCCCGGTCCGCCGCGGCGCCGGGCAGGCGGCGCTTGACGCGCTGGATCAGCAGCGCCGGCTGCTGGAGGACGGGCTCGCCGTCGCGCTCTACCCGGAGGGCACCCGCTCCACCGACGGCCGCCTGTACAAGGGCCGCACCGGGGTCGCGTTCCTCGCGCTGCAGACGGGGGCGCCGGTGGTCCCGGTGGGGCTGATCGGCACCGACCGGGTGATGCCGGTCGGTGCGTCGATGCCGTCGCTGAACGAGCGGGTGACCGTCCGCTTCGGCCGGCCGCTCGATCTGTCGGTGCATGGCGCCGCTTCGAGCGGGCGGGCGCGCCGTCAGGCGACCGACGAGATCATGGCGGCGATCCACGCCCTCTCCGGCCAGGAGCTCGCGGGGGTCTACAACGAGCCGCCCGCGCAGACGCCGATCGAGAAGATCAAGCAGGTCCTCCCGCACGAGCGGCGGTAA
- a CDS encoding FtsK/SpoIIIE domain-containing protein encodes MDATTIVLPSAPADPGRPPLPVLAAVVPVVAGVVLWLVTGSLIALCFAGLGPLMLGASFADGHRARRRARRRAASEADEAWMRADAELERLHAAEHADLWHRRPDAAACLRQPPLRGSEGIARGTAVVIGRGELPSGVRVSGGDDDRSRAFRERAARIRDAPVTVPLGGGICIRAPEPVAAAVVRALLMQLCLRFTPAQLAVHGDRLEEWGLGALPHAAGRRGAFRLGVGTQDGADAAVWVCPPDADPPDGITTVLDATELLRAWLRTPDGVREVAVEGVSREQALLAIAECAAPRFAARGEEEQGLPARVGFAELGAHAAARGKGAAASLAVAIGRGVRDEAVVDLVEDGPHAVVTGMTGTGKSELLTTWVAALAAAHGPDEIAFVLIDFKGGTAFEPLRALPHVTAVVTDLDAGGAQRGVRSLTAELRRREAVLAQAGARDIRDCPGLGRLVIVVDEFAALLSEHADLGAVFTDIAARGRALGMHLVLGTQRAAGVIRDALAANCPLRISLRVADPADSRLVIGSAAAAEIPGGPESRGLAFVRRPRDAEAEAVRVALTVADDLRVAARRWEGVPVPPSPWLPPLPDRVPLADAADAGGTPVLGLADDPELQRQTWVPAGAGWAIVGGPGSGKTAAIRLLAVQHPDAVLVPADPEGAWDAVAELSTGRHGLVLCDDLDVLLAGYPSEYAQLFLSRWETIARSEGGAVVTLSRASGPLTRVIDLLPHRALLRLPSRVEHLAAGGEPGAFDRDRPAGRALIGAHEVQLCWVDEPDPRTAAPGGRHAPAIAARNPVAPLTPRWQPRAAVSGVLTPAVAPALAALRVAHPGHLVTGLDDAAPESRHGAAANPEHGVATSGAAPADRPRILVADPEQWRTHWAQLQLVRATGEFAVAAECAPELRQLGIRDLPPFARLHAGRAWRVRQGRPPERVLLS; translated from the coding sequence ATGGATGCCACCACGATCGTCCTGCCGTCCGCCCCGGCCGATCCGGGCCGTCCGCCCTTGCCGGTGCTGGCGGCGGTCGTGCCGGTGGTCGCCGGGGTGGTGCTCTGGCTCGTCACCGGGTCGCTGATCGCGCTGTGCTTCGCGGGCCTGGGCCCGCTCATGCTGGGCGCCTCGTTCGCGGACGGGCACCGGGCACGCCGCCGGGCGCGCCGGCGGGCGGCGTCCGAGGCGGATGAGGCGTGGATGCGCGCGGATGCCGAGCTGGAGCGGCTGCACGCCGCCGAGCACGCCGACCTGTGGCACCGCCGTCCGGACGCCGCCGCGTGCCTGCGGCAGCCGCCGCTGCGCGGCTCCGAGGGCATCGCGCGGGGCACCGCGGTCGTCATCGGACGCGGTGAGCTGCCCAGCGGCGTGCGGGTGAGCGGAGGCGACGACGACCGCTCCCGCGCGTTCCGCGAGCGGGCGGCGCGGATCCGGGACGCGCCGGTGACCGTGCCGCTGGGCGGCGGGATCTGCATCCGCGCCCCCGAGCCGGTGGCGGCGGCGGTTGTCCGCGCGCTCCTGATGCAGCTGTGCCTGCGTTTCACCCCCGCGCAGCTGGCCGTGCACGGCGACCGGCTGGAGGAGTGGGGACTCGGCGCCCTGCCGCACGCCGCGGGGCGCCGGGGCGCGTTCCGACTCGGCGTCGGCACGCAGGACGGGGCGGATGCCGCGGTGTGGGTGTGCCCCCCGGATGCCGACCCGCCGGACGGGATCACCACCGTGCTCGACGCGACGGAGCTGCTCCGGGCGTGGCTGCGGACGCCCGACGGGGTCCGCGAGGTCGCCGTCGAGGGGGTGTCGCGCGAGCAGGCTCTGCTCGCCATCGCGGAGTGCGCCGCGCCCCGGTTCGCGGCCAGGGGAGAGGAGGAGCAGGGACTGCCCGCGCGGGTGGGCTTCGCGGAGCTGGGCGCGCACGCCGCCGCGCGCGGGAAGGGCGCCGCGGCGAGCCTCGCCGTCGCGATCGGCCGCGGCGTGCGGGACGAGGCGGTCGTCGACCTCGTCGAGGATGGCCCGCACGCCGTCGTCACCGGCATGACCGGGACGGGCAAGAGCGAGCTGCTGACCACCTGGGTCGCCGCGCTCGCCGCCGCGCACGGCCCGGACGAGATCGCCTTCGTGCTCATCGACTTCAAGGGCGGCACGGCATTCGAGCCGCTGCGGGCGCTGCCCCACGTCACGGCGGTCGTCACCGATCTCGACGCCGGCGGTGCTCAGCGCGGCGTGCGCAGCCTAACGGCCGAGCTGCGCCGGCGCGAGGCGGTGCTCGCGCAGGCCGGGGCCCGCGACATCCGGGACTGCCCCGGCCTCGGACGGCTGGTCATCGTCGTCGACGAGTTCGCGGCGCTGCTGTCGGAGCATGCGGATCTGGGGGCGGTGTTCACCGACATCGCCGCCCGCGGCCGTGCGCTCGGGATGCACCTCGTCCTCGGCACGCAGCGGGCGGCGGGGGTGATCCGGGACGCCCTCGCCGCGAACTGCCCGCTGCGGATCAGCCTCCGCGTCGCGGACCCCGCCGACAGCCGGCTCGTCATCGGCTCCGCGGCGGCCGCCGAGATCCCGGGCGGCCCGGAGTCCCGTGGCCTCGCGTTCGTGCGTCGCCCGCGGGACGCCGAGGCGGAGGCGGTGCGGGTGGCGCTCACCGTCGCCGACGACCTGCGCGTCGCTGCGCGGCGCTGGGAGGGCGTTCCGGTGCCGCCGAGCCCCTGGCTGCCGCCGCTCCCGGACCGCGTTCCGCTCGCCGACGCCGCGGATGCCGGCGGGACGCCGGTGCTCGGACTCGCCGACGATCCGGAGCTGCAGCGGCAGACCTGGGTGCCGGCGGGTGCGGGCTGGGCGATCGTGGGCGGTCCCGGCAGCGGGAAGACCGCCGCGATCCGCCTCCTCGCCGTGCAGCACCCGGATGCGGTGCTCGTCCCCGCCGACCCGGAAGGCGCATGGGATGCCGTGGCGGAGCTGTCCACCGGGCGGCACGGGCTCGTGCTGTGCGACGACCTGGACGTGCTGCTGGCCGGCTACCCGTCGGAGTACGCCCAGCTGTTCCTCAGCCGCTGGGAGACGATCGCCCGGTCCGAAGGCGGAGCGGTCGTGACGCTGTCCCGGGCCTCGGGGCCGCTCACCCGGGTGATCGACCTCCTGCCGCACCGCGCGCTGCTGCGCCTGCCGAGCCGGGTGGAGCACCTCGCCGCAGGGGGCGAACCGGGCGCCTTCGACCGCGACCGTCCTGCCGGCCGCGCGCTGATCGGCGCCCACGAGGTGCAGCTGTGCTGGGTGGACGAGCCCGACCCGCGGACCGCGGCGCCGGGCGGCCGCCACGCGCCCGCGATCGCCGCCCGGAATCCGGTCGCGCCGCTGACGCCCCGCTGGCAGCCGCGCGCCGCCGTGTCGGGCGTGCTCACCCCGGCTGTCGCCCCGGCGCTCGCGGCGCTGCGCGTCGCACACCCCGGCCACCTCGTCACCGGGCTGGACGACGCCGCCCCCGAGAGCCGGCACGGCGCCGCGGCGAACCCCGAGCACGGCGTCGCGACGAGCGGGGCCGCTCCCGCGGACCGGCCCCGGATCCTCGTCGCCGACCCGGAGCAGTGGCGCACCCACTGGGCCCAGCTGCAGCTCGTTCGTGCCACCGGCGAGTTCGCGGTGGCCGCGGAGTGCGCCCCGGAGCTGCGTCAGCTGGGCATCCGCGACCTGCCGCCGTTCGCGCGACTGCACGCCGGGCGGGCGTGGCGCGTGCGGCAGGGGCGACCGCCGGAGCGGGTGCTGCTGTCGTGA
- a CDS encoding PP2C family protein-serine/threonine phosphatase has protein sequence MSGGLRVSWAGATDRGRRRENNQDAFLARYPLFVVADGMGGHAGGEIASQRTISRLDAVVESGEVSIEAIEQALIHAVEDIRTHPDTTDEGTGTTLTGVVLEAGDEPRWVALNIGDSRVYLKRGDRLAQVTTDHSVVQELIAAGKISPEEADGHPYSNVITRAVGAGELAAPDYVAVDLQPEDVLVVCSDGLTKELTDYGILHFLRENPDPGTAVDAMMEAALENGGRDNVTLIVVRVDADEEASSETAADAESTSDTAADASTGAAESSSTDDGSGN, from the coding sequence GTGAGCGGAGGACTGCGCGTGTCCTGGGCGGGGGCGACCGACCGCGGACGACGTCGCGAGAACAACCAGGACGCCTTCCTCGCCCGGTACCCCCTCTTCGTGGTCGCCGACGGGATGGGCGGGCACGCCGGGGGCGAGATCGCCAGCCAGCGCACCATCAGCAGGCTCGACGCGGTGGTGGAGAGCGGCGAGGTGTCGATCGAGGCGATCGAGCAGGCGCTGATCCACGCGGTCGAGGACATCCGCACGCATCCGGACACCACCGACGAGGGCACCGGCACGACCCTGACCGGGGTCGTCCTGGAGGCCGGCGACGAGCCGCGCTGGGTGGCGCTGAACATCGGCGACTCGCGCGTGTACCTGAAGCGCGGGGATCGGCTCGCGCAGGTGACCACCGACCACTCGGTGGTGCAGGAGCTGATCGCGGCGGGGAAGATCAGTCCGGAGGAGGCGGACGGGCATCCGTACAGCAACGTGATCACCCGCGCCGTCGGCGCCGGGGAGCTGGCCGCCCCGGACTACGTCGCGGTCGACCTGCAGCCCGAGGACGTGCTCGTGGTGTGCTCGGACGGGCTGACCAAGGAGCTGACCGATTACGGCATCCTGCACTTCCTCCGCGAGAACCCGGATCCGGGCACCGCGGTCGACGCGATGATGGAGGCCGCGCTGGAGAACGGCGGCCGCGACAACGTGACGCTGATCGTGGTGCGAGTGGATGCCGATGAGGAGGCGTCGTCGGAGACGGCCGCCGACGCGGAGTCTACGTCCGACACGGCCGCCGACGCATCGACGGGGGCCGCCGAGTCGTCCTCCACAGACGACGGATCCGGGAATTGA
- the dxr gene encoding 1-deoxy-D-xylulose-5-phosphate reductoisomerase, which translates to MRRVIVLGSTGSIGTQALDVIRANPRRFELVGVAAGSNAELLAQQAAEFRVESTALGAAEAEQLVRDVEADVVLNAITGSIGLGATLAALKAGRTLALANKESLIVGGELVLAAAAPDQIVPVDSEHSALAQALRSGGPGEVRRLIVTASGGPFRGRSREDMADVTPAEALAHPTWDMGRVITTNSATLVNKGLEVIEAHLLFGVPYDDIEVVVHPQSIVHSMVEFVDGSTIAQASPPDMRLPISLGLDWPHRVGGVGRPLDWRTATSWTFEPLDDEAFPAVALAKAVGRAGETFPAVYNAANEQAVDAFHEGRLPFLGIVDTIQRVIDAHEPPETLTIDTLAEAERWARAKADALIAAS; encoded by the coding sequence ATGCGTCGCGTCATCGTCCTCGGCTCCACCGGCTCCATCGGCACTCAGGCGCTGGACGTCATCCGCGCCAACCCGCGGCGATTCGAGCTGGTCGGCGTCGCCGCGGGCTCGAACGCCGAGCTGCTTGCGCAGCAGGCCGCGGAGTTCCGGGTGGAGAGCACCGCGCTCGGCGCCGCCGAGGCGGAGCAGCTGGTGCGCGACGTGGAGGCGGACGTCGTCCTGAACGCCATCACCGGCTCGATCGGGCTGGGGGCCACGCTCGCCGCGCTGAAGGCGGGGCGGACCCTCGCGCTGGCCAACAAGGAGTCGCTCATCGTCGGCGGCGAGCTGGTGCTCGCCGCCGCGGCCCCGGACCAGATCGTTCCGGTCGACTCGGAGCACTCCGCCCTCGCCCAGGCTCTGCGCTCCGGCGGTCCGGGTGAGGTCAGGCGGCTGATCGTCACGGCATCCGGCGGACCGTTCCGTGGACGCAGCCGGGAGGACATGGCGGATGTCACACCCGCCGAGGCGCTGGCGCACCCGACGTGGGACATGGGCCGCGTCATCACGACCAACTCGGCGACCCTGGTGAACAAGGGGCTGGAGGTGATCGAGGCGCACCTGCTGTTCGGCGTGCCCTACGACGACATCGAGGTGGTCGTGCACCCGCAGTCGATCGTGCACTCGATGGTCGAGTTCGTCGACGGGTCCACCATCGCCCAGGCGTCCCCGCCCGATATGCGGCTGCCGATCTCGCTCGGGCTGGACTGGCCGCACCGCGTCGGCGGCGTCGGACGCCCGCTGGACTGGCGGACGGCGACCAGTTGGACGTTCGAGCCCCTCGACGACGAGGCGTTCCCGGCGGTCGCGCTCGCGAAGGCGGTCGGGCGTGCCGGTGAGACGTTCCCGGCGGTGTACAACGCCGCCAACGAGCAGGCGGTGGACGCGTTCCACGAAGGTCGGCTGCCGTTCCTCGGCATCGTCGACACGATCCAGCGCGTGATCGACGCTCACGAGCCCCCCGAGACGCTCACGATCGACACTCTGGCGGAGGCCGAGCGCTGGGCCCGCGCCAAGGCCG